In a single window of the Prinia subflava isolate CZ2003 ecotype Zambia chromosome 3, Cam_Psub_1.2, whole genome shotgun sequence genome:
- the LONRF2 gene encoding LON peptidase N-terminal domain and RING finger protein 2, producing the protein MELGPGPCALPPAVGAGARAAAAGGPCAEMLQVAEEAFRGGNFELAAEIYGSELAGLPQPERGLCLRRADALARAGRMAEALDAYGAAARLARLRPEELRELAESVALSIRDKELRLPPWGSGAAGGGGAEGEGLGDPACCRPPELFACPLCRRLLCEPVTLHCGHTHCRRCAEPGDCGRCHRPRRPAEPTPAAAALPPAAGRPRVNVVLGNLLHKWFGAESRARRLRAEGDALRERQELPAALEKYNQALEMAPCKCSLIAQRAELCTLMKNYQQALHDADILCRNKPHWPAGHYVKAKALSGLERTEEALKEFLYCVALNPEWSSMKKEAQKIMCEMFFPAFENVHDSLTAPFSSRTSHTRLKPAFLSSINTQSAVEDNSVAGSSKDTVFRLTKTPSQESDVFRSTDSSVTHHVLDLYFDDNKKSLGAILSSLPGVGLKRKLSSDMRDLQSLDVPNKILKKDGDVLPENTTDTSSEIPTTLVDASDFECSLCMRLFYEPVTTPCGHTFCLKCLERCLDHNPLCPLCKEKLSEFLASRTYKKTVLTEELIVRYLPEELSERKKVYEEEMKELSNLNKDVPIFVCTMAFPTIPCPLHVFEPRYRLMIRRCMETGTKQFGMCLADELKGFADHGCILEIRDVKFFPDGRSVVDTVGVRRFRVLSHGQRDGYNTANIEYLEDKKVEGPEYEELVRLHDSVYDQAVAWFTSLKDNMKVQILNHFGSMPGKEPEPQSNPSGPAWYWWLLAVLPLENRAQLAILAMTSLKDRLIAIRRVLIFVTRKRPR; encoded by the exons ATGGAGCTGGGCCCGGGGCCCTGCGCGTTGCCGCCCGCCGTCGGGGCCGGCGccagggcggcggcggcggggggacCCTGCGCCGAGATGCTGCAGGTGGCGGAGGAGGCCTTCCGCGGCGGCAACTTCGAGCTGGCGGCCGAGATCTACGGCTCGGAGCTGGCGGGGCTGCCGCAGCCCGAGCGGGGCCTGTGCCTCCGCCGCGCCGACGCCTTGGCCAGGGCCGGCCGCATGGCCGAGGCGCTGGACGCCTACGGCGCGGCGGCGCGGCTGGCGCGGCTCCGGCCTGAGGAGCTGCGGGAGCTGGCGGAGAGCGTCGCCCTCAGCATCCGCGACAAGGAGCTGCGCCTCCCGCCCTGGGGGAGCGGcgcggccgggggcggcggggcggagGGCGAGGGTCTGGGCGATCCGGCGTGCTGCCGCCCGCCCGAGCTCTTCGCCTGCCCGCTGTGCCGGCGGCTGCTGTGCGAGCCGGTGACCCTGCACTGCGGGCACACCCACTGCCGCCGCTGCGCCGAGCCCGGCGACTGCGGCCGCTGCcaccgcccgcgccgccccgccgaGCCCaccccggccgccgccgcgctgcCTCCGGCCGCCGGCCGCCCGCGGGTCAACGTGGTGCTGGGCAACCTGCTGCACAAGTGGTTCGGCGCCGAGAGCCGGgcgcggcggctccgcgccgAGGGCGACGCGCTGCGGGAGCGCCAGGAGCTGCCGGCCGCCCTGGAGAAGTACAACCAGGCCCTAGAGATGG ctccttGCAAGTGTTCATTAATAGCACAGCGGGCAGAGCTCTGCACGTTGATGAAGAACTACCAGCAAGCTCTTCACGACGCGGACATCCTGTGCCGGAACAAACCCCACTGGCCCGCG GGCCATTATGTGAAAGCAAAAGCTCTTtctggattggaaaggactgagGAAGCATTGAAGGAGTTTCTTTATTGTGTTGCCTTAAATCCTGAATGGAGCTCAATGAAGAAAGAAGCCCAAAAG ATAATGTGTGAGATGTTTTTCCCAGCCTTTGAAAATGTGCATGATAGTCTAACAGCACCTTTCTCTAGTCGAACATCCCATACAAGATTGAAACCTGCATTTCTGAGTAGCATAAACACACAGTCAGCTGTGGAAGATAACTCTGTTGCTGGGTCCTCAAAG GATACTGTGTTCAGGTTAACAAAAACCCCGTCCCAAGAATCTGATGTATTCAGAAGCACTGATTCTTCTGTTACCCATCATGTTCTGGATCTCTACTTTGATGACAACAAGAAGTCTTTGGGAGCTATTCTCTCCAGTTTACCTGGGGTTGGCTTAAAAAGAAAGCTGTCCAGTGATATGAGGGATTTGCAGAGTTTGGATGTCCCCaataaaattcttaaaaaag ATGGAGATGTTTTACCTGAAAACACCACTGACACTTCAAGTGAAATACCAACAACTCTGGTGGATGCGTCAGACTTTGAGTGTTCCCTCTGCATGAG GTTGTTCTACGAACCTGTTACCACACCCTGTGGACACACCTTTTGCCTCAAATGCCTTGAGCGTTGCCTTGACCATAATCCACTTTGCCCACTCTGCAAGGAGAAGCTGTCAGAA TTTCTGGCGAGCAGAACTTACAAGAAGACCGTCCTTACAGAAGAGCTGATAGTCCGTTACTTGCCAGAGGAATTAtctgaaaggaagaaagtttatgaggaagaaatgaagGAATTGTCAAA CTTGAATAAAGATGTTCCCATCTTCGTATGTACCATGGCCTTTCCTACCATCCCTTGTCCACTCCATGTCTTTGAACCTCGTTATCGCCTAATGATAAGAAGATGCATGGAAACTGGTACCAAGCAGTTTGGCATGTGCTTAGCTGATGAATTAAAAGG ATTTGCAGATCATGGCTGTATATTAGAGATCAGGGACGTAAAGTTTTTTCCTGATGGACGCTCAGTTGTTGATACAGTTGGTGTCCGTCGTTTTAGGGTCTTAAGCCATGGCCAGCGAGATGGATATAACACAGCAAACATCGAGTATCTTGAAGATAAAAAG GTTGAAGGACCAGAATATGAAGAACTTGTCCGCCTTCATGATTCAGTCTATGATCAAGCTGTTGCCTGGTTCACTTCTCTTAAAGACAATATGAAAGTGCAAATTCTCAATCATTTTGGATCTATGCCAGGAAAAGAACCAGAGCCACAG AGCAACCCCAGTGGTCCTGCCTGGTACTGGTGGCTCTTGGCAGTGTTGCCTCTGGAAAACAGAGCTCAGCTGGCTATATTGGCTATGACCTCCCTGAAAGATCGTCTGATCGCCATCAGGCGTGTATTGATATTTGTGACTCGCAAAAGACCCAGATAA